Proteins co-encoded in one Pseudomonas fluorescens genomic window:
- a CDS encoding HAD family hydrolase: MSLADVRHWVFDMDGTLTVAVHDFAAIRVALAIPPEDDILTHLAALPAEEAAAKHAWLLEHERDLALGSTPAVGAVALVRDLHARGYRLGILTRNARELAHVTLEAIGLADCFAVDDVLGRDEAPPKPHPGGLLKLAEAWQVPASEMVMVGDYRFDLDCGRAAGTHTVLVNLPDNPWPELTDWHAKDCVELRQMLLV; the protein is encoded by the coding sequence ATGAGTCTGGCGGATGTGCGGCACTGGGTGTTCGACATGGACGGCACCCTGACCGTGGCCGTGCATGACTTCGCGGCGATTCGCGTGGCGCTGGCGATCCCGCCGGAGGACGACATCCTCACGCATCTCGCAGCATTGCCTGCCGAAGAAGCGGCGGCGAAACACGCGTGGCTGCTGGAACATGAGCGGGATCTGGCGCTCGGCTCGACCCCGGCGGTCGGCGCGGTGGCGCTGGTGCGCGACCTGCACGCTCGGGGTTATCGCCTCGGCATCCTGACCCGCAATGCGCGGGAGCTGGCCCATGTGACGCTGGAGGCCATCGGCCTGGCCGACTGCTTCGCGGTTGACGATGTGCTGGGCCGCGATGAAGCGCCGCCGAAACCGCATCCGGGTGGTCTGCTGAAACTGGCCGAAGCCTGGCAAGTGCCGGCGAGCGAGATGGTGATGGTTGGTGATTACCGGTTTGATCTTGATTGCGGTCGGGCGGCGGGCACGCACACGGTGCTGGTGAACCTGCCGGATAATCCATGGCCGGAGCTGACCGACTGGCACGCGAAGGATTGCGTGGAGTTGCGGCAGATGCTTTTGGTCTGA
- the ypfJ gene encoding KPN_02809 family neutral zinc metallopeptidase, with amino-acid sequence MLWKKGRRSDNVVDARGDDMGGGGGMRFGGGKGLSLGAILLIVGIGWITGQDPLQILGQLTGQMSEQPAPSSQTRQAPPANDEQAEFVRSILGDTEDTWGAIFQQAGRQYKDPTLVLFSNRVNSACGMATSATGPFYCPADQKVYLDMAFFQEMSQRFKAAGDFAQAYVIAHEVGHHVQTLLGVSAKIQAARQQGRQMQGDGGLLVRQELQADCLAGVWAYNAQKRLNWLEPGDIEEALNAANAIGDDRLQQQGQGRVVPDSFTHGTSAQRVRWFKTGFAQGQVGQCDTFAAKNL; translated from the coding sequence ATGCTATGGAAAAAAGGCCGACGCAGTGACAACGTCGTCGATGCCCGTGGCGATGACATGGGAGGTGGCGGCGGCATGCGTTTCGGGGGTGGCAAGGGCCTGAGCCTCGGCGCGATTCTGCTGATCGTCGGCATTGGCTGGATCACCGGGCAGGACCCGCTGCAGATTCTCGGCCAATTGACCGGGCAGATGTCCGAGCAACCAGCCCCTTCTTCGCAAACCCGCCAGGCGCCGCCGGCCAACGATGAACAGGCCGAATTCGTGCGCTCGATCCTTGGTGACACCGAAGACACCTGGGGCGCGATCTTCCAGCAGGCCGGCCGCCAATACAAAGACCCGACTCTGGTGCTGTTCAGCAACCGGGTCAATTCAGCCTGTGGCATGGCCACCTCGGCCACCGGCCCGTTCTATTGCCCGGCAGACCAGAAGGTCTATCTGGACATGGCGTTCTTCCAGGAAATGTCCCAACGCTTCAAGGCGGCCGGCGACTTCGCCCAGGCCTACGTGATCGCTCATGAAGTCGGACACCATGTGCAGACGCTTCTCGGCGTCTCGGCGAAAATTCAGGCCGCCCGCCAGCAAGGCCGGCAGATGCAAGGTGACGGCGGTCTGCTGGTGCGTCAGGAACTGCAGGCCGATTGTCTGGCCGGCGTCTGGGCCTACAACGCGCAGAAACGTCTGAACTGGCTGGAACCGGGCGACATCGAAGAAGCCTTGAACGCGGCGAACGCCATCGGTGATGATCGCCTTCAACAACAGGGTCAGGGCCGTGTGGTACCGGACTCGTTTACCCACGGTACGTCGGCGCAAAGGGTGCGCTGGTTCAAAACCGGATTCGCCCAGGGCCAGGTCGGCCAGTGCGATACCTTTGCGGCGAAAAACCTGTAA
- a CDS encoding alpha/beta hydrolase, which produces MHKWLLALLLIGGTAQAAGVDAISPGRLQLQAGEMAVGIGPAPAKIERVLIVIHGKLRNAETYRKSGEAAAELAGQTANTLVIAPQFLNESDVALYSLPASVLRWKGNEWMGGGLSTGPNPLSSYAALDEIVGRLTDRKQFPDVKQIVIFGHSGGGQVVQRYALLAREQPALKAEGIRLRYVVANPSSYAYFNEQRPVAFDHAQCPGFNRWKYGLVDPPIYSGGQTPAQLEGSYVKREVIYLLGQQDTDPQHPALDKSCAAEAQGAYRLMRGKMFFSYLLRRHPEGVNQRLVEVPGVGHNGDGMLTSPEGQKALFEQ; this is translated from the coding sequence ATGCATAAATGGCTGTTGGCTTTACTGTTGATCGGCGGCACCGCGCAAGCGGCCGGCGTCGACGCAATCAGTCCCGGGCGCCTGCAATTGCAGGCCGGCGAAATGGCGGTGGGCATCGGCCCGGCGCCGGCGAAAATCGAGCGGGTGCTGATCGTCATTCATGGCAAGCTGCGCAACGCCGAAACCTATCGCAAAAGCGGCGAAGCCGCGGCGGAACTGGCCGGGCAAACCGCCAACACCCTGGTGATCGCTCCGCAGTTTCTCAACGAAAGCGATGTTGCTCTCTATTCGTTGCCCGCCAGCGTGTTGCGCTGGAAGGGTAATGAATGGATGGGTGGCGGGTTATCCACAGGGCCGAACCCGCTGAGTTCCTACGCCGCACTGGACGAAATCGTCGGGCGGCTGACTGATCGCAAGCAATTTCCGGACGTGAAGCAGATCGTGATCTTCGGCCACTCCGGCGGCGGTCAGGTGGTGCAGCGCTATGCCCTGCTCGCCCGCGAACAACCGGCGCTCAAGGCTGAAGGCATTCGCTTGCGCTACGTGGTGGCCAATCCGTCGTCCTACGCCTACTTCAATGAGCAACGACCGGTGGCGTTCGATCATGCGCAGTGCCCGGGCTTCAACCGCTGGAAGTACGGTCTGGTGGATCCGCCGATCTACTCGGGTGGGCAAACGCCCGCACAGCTTGAAGGCAGTTACGTCAAACGCGAGGTGATTTATCTGCTGGGCCAGCAGGACACCGACCCGCAACACCCGGCGCTGGACAAGAGCTGTGCCGCCGAAGCACAAGGCGCCTATCGCCTGATGCGCGGAAAAATGTTTTTCAGCTATCTACTGCGCCGGCATCCGGAAGGGGTGAATCAGCGGCTGGTGGAAGTGCCCGGCGTCGGGCATAACGGCGACGGCATGCTGACCTCACCGGAAGGTCAGAAAGCTCTATTCGAGCAGTAA
- a CDS encoding GNAT family N-acetyltransferase: MEPILELESARLLMRQWQDADLPAFAAMCADPQVMRYFPAPLSRLESAALIGRVRGHFAEHGFGLWALERKDTGEFIGFTGLGVVGFDAPFTPAVEIGWRLAKEHWGLGYASEAAWTALRCGFDRLALKEIVAFTAQSNLPSEKVMQAIGMHHDPAHDFDHPKLAVDHPLRRHLLYRITREQWLQTLHG, encoded by the coding sequence ATGGAGCCGATACTTGAGCTGGAAAGCGCGCGACTGCTGATGCGTCAGTGGCAGGACGCTGATCTGCCGGCATTTGCGGCGATGTGCGCCGATCCGCAGGTGATGCGCTATTTTCCTGCGCCTTTGAGCCGGCTGGAAAGCGCGGCGCTGATCGGCCGTGTGCGCGGCCATTTTGCCGAACACGGCTTCGGCCTGTGGGCACTGGAGCGCAAGGACACCGGTGAGTTTATCGGCTTTACCGGACTCGGTGTGGTCGGTTTCGATGCCCCGTTCACCCCGGCGGTGGAAATCGGCTGGCGTCTGGCGAAGGAACACTGGGGCCTGGGATATGCCAGCGAGGCAGCGTGGACTGCGTTGCGTTGCGGCTTTGACCGGTTGGCCCTGAAGGAGATTGTGGCGTTCACCGCACAGAGCAATCTGCCGTCGGAAAAGGTCATGCAGGCCATCGGCATGCATCACGACCCAGCCCATGATTTCGATCACCCGAAACTGGCGGTCGATCACCCGCTGCGTCGACATCTGCTGTACCGCATCACCCGGGAGCAATGGCTGCAGACCTTGCATGGCTAA
- the tesB gene encoding acyl-CoA thioesterase II — translation MSQVLEDLVDLLTLEPIEENLFRGRSQDLGFRQLFGGQVLGQSLSAASQTVEETRHVHSMHGYFLRPGDAKLPVVYSVDRVRDGGSFSTRRVTAIQKGHPIFTCSASFQYDEEGFEHQSQMPQVVGPENLPSELELTQQRAHLIPEHMREKLLCPKPIEVRPVTEKDPYNPQPADPIKYVWFRADGALADIPALHKYLLAYASDFGLLTTSMLPHGKSVWQKDMQVASLDHALWFHNDLRADDWLLYAMDSPWAGNSRGFSRGSVFNRAGQLVASVTQEGLIRHRKDWA, via the coding sequence ATGAGCCAAGTGTTGGAAGATCTGGTGGATCTGCTGACCCTCGAACCGATCGAGGAAAACCTGTTCCGTGGTCGCAGTCAGGATCTGGGCTTTCGCCAGTTGTTCGGCGGCCAGGTGCTCGGCCAGTCGCTGTCGGCGGCCAGTCAGACCGTTGAAGAAACCCGTCATGTGCATTCGATGCACGGTTATTTCCTGCGTCCGGGCGATGCCAAGTTGCCGGTGGTCTACTCGGTTGACCGCGTGCGGGATGGCGGCAGTTTCAGCACCCGCCGCGTGACCGCGATCCAGAAGGGCCACCCGATTTTCACCTGCAGCGCTTCGTTCCAGTACGACGAAGAAGGCTTCGAGCACCAGAGCCAGATGCCGCAAGTGGTCGGCCCGGAAAACCTGCCGTCGGAGCTGGAACTGACCCAGCAACGCGCGCACCTGATTCCGGAACACATGCGCGAAAAGCTGCTGTGCCCGAAACCGATCGAAGTGCGCCCGGTCACCGAAAAAGACCCGTACAACCCGCAACCGGCGGACCCGATCAAGTACGTGTGGTTCCGCGCCGACGGCGCTTTGGCCGACATCCCGGCGCTGCACAAATACCTGCTGGCCTACGCCTCGGACTTCGGCCTGCTGACCACCTCGATGCTGCCCCACGGCAAATCGGTCTGGCAGAAAGACATGCAGGTCGCCAGCCTCGACCACGCCTTGTGGTTCCACAACGACCTGCGCGCCGATGACTGGTTGCTCTACGCCATGGACAGCCCGTGGGCCGGCAATTCCCGTGGTTTTTCCCGTGGCAGCGTGTTCAACCGCGCCGGGCAACTGGTGGCGTCGGTGACCCAGGAAGGCCTGATCCGTCATCGCAAGGACTGGGCATGA